Proteins co-encoded in one Gossypium arboreum isolate Shixiya-1 chromosome 11, ASM2569848v2, whole genome shotgun sequence genomic window:
- the LOC108470374 gene encoding uncharacterized protein LOC108470374, which produces MGLNETYAAVRSQILLMQPLPLVNRAYSMIVQEEAQRSFSSVLSHVLDPVALSSTASGNRKKFTSTYDFCKLKGHKKESCYRLIGFPPNFKFNRKKASSIAVAVSFDDSSLNPQSAPTFIPQQYSQILDLLNKSQATTAPAVNCAGSL; this is translated from the exons ATGGGTCTCAATGAGACCTATGCTGCAGTTCGAAGCCAGATCCTCTTAATGCAGCCTTTACCCTTGGTAAATCGGGCGTATTCCATGATTGTCCAAGAAGAAGCTCAAAGGAGTTTTTCCTCTGTTTTGTCGCATGTTCTCGATCCTGTGGCTTTATCTTCCACTGCATCTGGCAACCGTAAGAAATTCACTAGTACCTATGATTTTTGCAAGTTGAAGGGGCATAAAAAGGAGTCATGTTACCGCCTAATTGGATTCCCGCCTAATTTTAAATTCAATCGGAAGAAGGCTTCTTCAATTGCTGTTGCTGTTTCCTTTGATGACTCTTCACTTAATCCTCAGAGTGCCCCTACCTTCATTCCTCAACAGTATTCACAGATCCTGGACTTGCTGAATAAGAGTCAAGCTACTACTGCACCTGCTGTGAATTGTGCAG GATCTCTCTAA